One genomic window of Nakamurella panacisegetis includes the following:
- a CDS encoding histidine phosphatase family protein — translation MTLQHLILMRHGETDWNAEARLQGHRDVALNAVGRRQAVAAAPSVAALAPQVIVSSDLSRARSTAAPVAELSGLEVAVDRRLRETSMGLWEGLTRAEVVAGWPGQWERWRATSAHNSPPEGESRWQVAARANGVVDELDAGDVERALLVAHGGLIVGLTGLLLDLPEDSWATLIGIGNCHWVVLHRFMGAWRLHSYNAGLGGVVLAGGEEELAGA, via the coding sequence GTGACTCTCCAGCACCTGATCCTGATGCGCCACGGCGAGACCGACTGGAACGCCGAGGCGCGGTTGCAGGGGCATCGTGACGTCGCGCTCAACGCCGTCGGCCGCCGGCAGGCCGTCGCGGCGGCCCCGTCCGTGGCCGCGCTGGCACCGCAGGTGATCGTGTCGTCGGACCTTTCGCGGGCGCGGAGCACGGCGGCCCCGGTGGCCGAACTCTCCGGGCTCGAGGTCGCCGTCGACCGGCGGCTGCGCGAGACGTCGATGGGTCTGTGGGAAGGGTTGACCCGGGCCGAAGTCGTCGCCGGCTGGCCGGGGCAGTGGGAACGGTGGCGGGCCACATCGGCGCACAATTCGCCGCCGGAGGGTGAATCGCGGTGGCAGGTGGCGGCGCGGGCCAACGGGGTGGTGGACGAGCTCGATGCCGGTGACGTCGAACGGGCTCTGCTCGTCGCTCACGGCGGCCTGATCGTCGGGCTGACCGGGTTGCTGCTGGACCTGCCCGAGGACTCCTGGGCGACCCTGATCGGCATCGGCAACTGCCATTGGGTCGTGCTGCATCGGTTCATGGGCGCGTGGCGGCTGCACTCCTACAACGCCGGACTCGGCGGAGTGGTACTCGCCGGTGGCGAAGAGGAACTCGCGGGCGCATGA
- the rsfS gene encoding ribosome silencing factor, translating to MTATDSAIAMAKVAAQAAADKLAKDVLLVDVSDRLAITDIFVIVTGANERQVSAIVDEVEEKMRASGVKPVRREGERDGRWVLLDFLDVVVHVQHSEERVFYALDRLWRDCPVIPWVDADAPDGELGAAADPAAIPAAYAELSGEDPGDFGDERAVDGRLAE from the coding sequence GTGACCGCAACCGATTCCGCCATCGCCATGGCAAAGGTGGCCGCTCAGGCCGCCGCCGACAAATTGGCCAAGGACGTGTTGCTGGTCGACGTTTCCGATCGCCTGGCCATCACCGACATCTTCGTCATCGTCACCGGCGCCAACGAGCGTCAGGTCTCGGCCATCGTCGACGAGGTCGAGGAGAAGATGCGCGCCAGCGGCGTGAAGCCGGTCCGGCGCGAAGGCGAACGTGACGGCCGCTGGGTCCTGCTGGACTTCCTGGACGTGGTCGTGCACGTCCAGCACTCCGAGGAGCGGGTGTTCTACGCCCTGGACCGCTTGTGGCGCGACTGCCCGGTGATCCCCTGGGTGGATGCGGACGCACCGGATGGTGAGCTCGGCGCGGCGGCCGATCCGGCGGCGATCCCGGCTGCCTACGCCGAACTGTCCGGTGAGGATCCGGGCGATTTCGGCGACGAGAGGGCCGTCGACGGGCGCCTGGCCGAGTGA